The nucleotide window CAATATGTGGATGAGCAAGCAACGCCATCAATGGAACGAGGCAGAAATTTAGCTCTCACTCACCAGATAGCTCAAAGTAATCATATTCGTGGATTACTGCCAGAATTGGGGGGTATTCTACCCCGAGGATTAACCTCGTTAAGAGAAGGGATTCCATTTATTCTTGAAGATGCGGAAAATGGATTACCCGATCAGTTCAGAGCCGTACTTCTTCGGTTGTGGGAGCATTTGCTTATTCAGACAGAACATCTGGATGATCTGACTAAACAGCTAGAGATGGCAATTAAAGATAATGATGTCTGTCAGAAGCTAATAAAATTTGAAGGAATTGGTCCTATAGGGACTTTAGGTCTTGCTCTGCGATTAGGGAAAGGCGAGAACTTCTCAGGTGGAAGAAGTGCATCAGCCAGCATAGGCTTAACACAAAAGCAGCATAGCTCTGGCGGTGAAGAACGTATTGGGCATATATCAAAGAAAAGTGCCGACATGCGAATCCGTTCAACACTTTTTCAAGGAGCGCTTTCGGTCGTTAGCCTGGTAGTGAATCGCCCAGCTAGAACAAATAAAGAACAATGGTTAAAAGCATTAATAGAGAGACGTGGGAAGAAAGTTGCTGCGATTGCGTTAGCAAATAAAACCGTACGAACAGCTTACGTTCTTTTAAAGAATGATTCAGTGTAACGGCTAGATAAATTAGCTTGATATACCGAGCATAATCAACACAGAGCTATGGTAAAACATGTAAGACCGACCAGTAGAAGCTAGTTGGATTCTAAGGCACAATAATTCCGTTCTTAAGACAACTTAGCCTATTGGTGCGACTACATTTTAGGATGAGGTAGCTCCTCAAGAAAGCCCGTATATAAGAGCGCATCTATACTTATTTTTATTTTGTTTTTTTGTTGATTTGCCGAAGGAGTCCATATAAAAACCAGCGTGAAACTTTCATCGCACTAGGCTTAATCCTTCACGAAGGCGCCGATTGGCACCCAGCAACTTATAAAGCAGCAGAATCAGGTTCATTCCAAGAGTAATGGCATTGCCCAGGGATATCGCATGAGTAGATTTTTTGTAAACGGTAAGTGTTATCTTTGTTGGATTTCCTGTCGTGGTGATATACAAGCCCTAATTCAAGCGTTCAACAAACAACTAAAGTTCAACGGAAACCGTCATCGAGAAAATATATCGTAGTTAAGGAAGTGTAAAAAGTAACATTAATTCAACTCATGCGTTCGCCCTGCACCGGTATGTGTTCCCATCCCACCTTTTTCTAGTGTTTTTAAGTTGTTCTAAAAAGTGTAAGTGTGGAAGTGCTCTCAGTCCTTGTGCTGTAAGGCTTCAGGTGCGAAAGGAAAAATATTATTTCATATAAGAAAAAGAGAAAAGGTTGTCTCACCCAAAAGAGGAGTGAATAGAAGTGTTAACTGTAAAGCAGTTAACTTTTCCTATTCTGTTTGTTCTCTTTGTCTTGAGTAACTAATCATAAATAGTTCATATTTATTTTTAATGAGTTTAGGAAATGGCTTTTATCCATTTTTAAGCACTAATTTGCCTTTAAGCCTTGTAATGTAATGATTGAGGGGCTTTGTTTGGCTTTGATGTGATGGACGCACCTCCCTTCTAGCGTCGTTGTACCAAACTTATGGTGCAACCAGTGAGAACAGTAGGGGTAAAGAGTATGTCCATTAGAGTTGTCGGCATCGATATTGCCAAAAACCTCTTCCAAATATGTATATTGGATACTAACGGCCGGATTTTGTCTAATCGTAAAGTTAAGCGAGATAAGCTTCTTGATACTATCCGCCAACTACCGGAGAAAACCGCTCTTGTTATGGAGTCATATGCGACTTCACATCATTGGGGACGAGTTTTCCAGGAGTTAGGATATACAGTGGCTCTTATCCCAGCCCAGCATGTGAAACCATTTGCTGGCAGGCAAAAGAACGATGCTAATGATGCGCGAGCTATTTGCGAAGCCTCTTCCAGACCGGACATTCATAAGGTGGTACGAGATATACTAGCCTTCGCTGCCAATTCCGAAATCAAATACATGTGAGATTTGACCCAAGTGTTATTAGTATTTGGATAGTATGAACTGTAGAGTTGTAGACTTGTTTGAATTTTTCATCAACAGTGGCAGAAATAAGGTGTGGTTAGGACTGTGGATGATTTTGAGTTACTAGTCGGTCGCTGGCAGCCAGTGTTCAATACCGGAACTTATTTATGAATAGCTAAATTAGCAAATCCCCTAAAACAGAATCGTCCAAAAGTTAGTTTCGTGCCTTGTTAATATCTGTGTGATCAGAGTTTATTGTCATTTCCACAGTGTTTTTGGTAGCAATGTACCTTAAAAATGATCAAGCTTTAGCTTTTTATAGACCACGAATCGCTTGAAAAGGCACGCTTCCGATCAAAGTTTATTTTCCTCCGACAAACGTTGTTGGTCTCTTCCTGAATGGAAGTGGTAGAAATTGCCTTGGATCACCAGAAACAATACGGATCTCGCAAGAAGTGGAAAGAGGCTGCCGATTATAGCGGCCTCATAGGCTACTGACTTCGTTGCCGAATTTAGTTTAAGAGTAATGGTATCTAAATAGCCTGTTTTTAAGCAATATACTGAGTTTCGAGCATACCTAGCCTTGTAAGCTTTTTAACACGTTAATCGTGACGTCCCCACAACTTGTGCGTTGTAACTACGAAGAGTCAGCGGTGCTTCGAGTAGTTGCTGCAAACGACACTTGGCAGTTTCAGACAGTTAATCTTAGTGGTAACGATTACAATATTCGTGGCGACTTTTGGATGCTATGTAAGTTATATTTTGTCATTTGCGTGTGATTACTGTTAAATTCTCGTGAATTAGCCAGGTTTCGCCCGATTTTTCTACAAAAAACTTAAAATGTTTCTTTTTATTTAGTGGTAACGTTTACACTAATTTGAGTTTGATCACGGAACTGAATCGGTGTTGGTTGATAGACTTTTAACCATTGAAGAATTGGGCGTATCGACTTGGTGTGAATAACGCTGGCTCAGTGAGCATCAGGTCCGGTAACGAGCAGGAAGCAGCAACAGCGGAGAAGTAAAAGTGAGAGTACTTGTCACAGGTGGTATGGGTTACATCGGCAGTCACACATGCGTTCAGATGATTGAGGCGGGCATGGAGCCCATCATTGTCGATAACTTGTGTAACGCCAAAACAGAAGTATTGAGCCGTATTGAAGCGCTAGCTGGCAAACTGCCAACGTTTTATCAAGGCGATATTCGTGATGAAGCGTTTTTGGATTCGGTATTCGCTGAGCATGATATCCAAGCGGTCATTCACTTTGCAGGTCTGAAAGCGGTAGGTGAGTCAGTCGTCAAGCCATTGGAATATTACGATAACAATGTCAATGGCTCATTGGTGTTGGCGCGTAGTATGCGTAAAGCGGGTGTGAAGAGCATCGTATTCAGTTCCTCAGCAACCGTCTACGGCGATCCAGAAATCGTTCCGATCACAGAAGACTCACCAACAGGTGCAACCACTAACCCATACGGTCGTAGTAAATACATGGTGGAAGCGTGTTTGAGTGATTTGTTCAATGCTGAAAGCGATTGGAGCATCACTTTGCTGCGCTACTTTAATCCTGTTGGTGCGCATCCATCAGGCACCATGGGCGAAGACCCGCAAGGCATTCCAAACAACTTGATGCCGTTTATTGCACAAGTCGCGGTTGGTCGTCGTGAAAAGCTCTCCGTATTTGGTAACGACTACCCAACGCCGGACGGTACAGGTGTGCGTGATTACGTCCATGTAATGGACCTGGCTGATGGCCACATTGCGGCACTGAAAGCTGTGGGGCAGAAAGCGGGCTTGCACACATACAACCTAGGGACAGGTAAAGGTTCTAGCGTACTTGAAATGGTGGAAGCTTTCGGTGCCGCCTGCGGTAAACCTGTGCCTTACGAATGGTGCCCGCGTCGTCCGGGTGATATCGCCGAATGTTGGGCGAGCACAGACAAGGCAGAGCGCGAGCTTGGTTGGAAAGCAACACGCAGCGTTGCTGAAATGACTGCCGATACTTGGAATTGGCAATCTAACAACCCACAAGGTTACTAATTTTCATCCGGTGCAGTGCGTCGGACTAGTAAGAAGAATGAGTTGAGTAAGTAAAATGTCGAACGTTGAATTTAACCCAGTGGATCACCCACACCGCCGTTACAACCCACTAACGGGTCAATGGATTTTAGTTTCACCACACCGTGCAAAACGTCCTTGGAGTGGGGCGGATGAGAAAGCTGCGATTGATGAGCTACCAAGCTACGATGAGAAGTGTTTCCTGTGTCCGACAAATGAGCGTATCTCTGGCGATGTTAACCCAGATTATCAGGGCACGTACGTGTTTAATAACGATTTCGCTGCGCTGATGGTGGATTCACCAGATGCGCCAGAATCAGACAACCCATTATTTAAAACCCAAGGTGTACGCGGTTTGAGCCGGGTGATTTGTTTCTCTCCTGACCACAGCAAAACCTTACCTGAACTACCGGTAGACAAAATTCGTGGCGTGATTGATACGTGGAACGAGCAAATTGAAGAGCTAGGTAAAGAGTATGTTTGGGTCCAAGCGTTTGAGAATAAGGGTGAAACCATGGGCTGTTCTCAGCCTCACCCACATGGTCAAATCTGGGCGAACAGTTTCTTACCAAATGAGATTGAACGCAAAGAGCAAAACCTAAAAGCGTACTACCAGAAACACGGTAGCAATCTACTGGTGGATTACGTGCAGGCAGAGCTAAAAGATGGCTCCCGTATCGTCGTTGAAACCGAGCATTGGTTGGCGGTTGTCCCATACTGGGCAGCGTGGCCATTCGAAACCATGCTACTACCCAAAACACACATCCGCCGTATGAGCGAGTTAAGTGATGAGCAGCGTGATGACTTGGCGGTAGCGATCAAAAAGCTAACCAGCCGTTATGACAATTTATTCCAATGTTCTTTCCCTTACTCAATGGGTTGGCACTACGCCCCTTTCTTTGAACAAGGCACAGATATCGACCATTGGCAGCTTCACGCATTGTTCTACCCGCCACTTTTACGTAGCGCGACGGTTCGTAAGTTTATGGTGGGTTACGAAATGCTGGCCGAAAGCCAACGCGACTTAACCGCAGAGCAAGCTGCGCAGCGTCTGCGTGATGTCAGTGACTTGCACTACAAAGAACAATAAGCCCTCAAATTTAGGCTGATAACGAACAACGGGATAGCGCGACGATATAGATAAAAAGTTAGGTTCAGCGCGTTATCCCAACATTAACTTTAAGTTTTAAGAGTACGTCCCTATGTCTGATTTAATCCAAAATGTGAAAGCGTCTTTTGAGAAAGTGCTAGGCTATGCGCCAAGCCACATTATCCAAGCGCCTGGTCGTGTAAACCTGATTGGTGAACACACCGACTACAACGATGGTTTTGTACTGCCATGTGCAATTAACTATCAGACGGTTGTTGCGGCAGCAAAGCGTGAAGACAACCTAGTACGCGTGGTATCGGTTGATTACGATAACGCGGTTGATGAATTCGATATCACTCAAGAAATCACATTCCAAGAAGACAAAATGTGGGCAAACTACATTCGCGGTGTCGTGAAGTGTCTGTTGGCTCGTGGCTACCAGTTTACCGGTGCTGATATCTCTGTCAGCGGCAATGTCCCTCAAGGTGCGGGGTTGAGCTCATCAGCGGCACTGGAAGTCGTGATTGGTCAGACGTTCAAAGTGCTCTTCAACCTGGAAATAAGCCAGGCGGAAATCGCATTAAATGGTCAGCAAGCCGAGAACGAATTTGTTGGTTGTAACTGCGGCATCATGGATCAAATGATTTCGGCAGAAGGCCGTGAAAACCACGCCATGTTATTGGACTGCCGCAGCCTGGAAACACAAGCGGTTTCTATGCCTGAGGACATGGCAGTCGTGATCATCAACTCGAATAAAAAACGTGGCTTGGTAGACAGCGAATACAACACTCGCCGTCAGCAGTGTGAAGAAGCGGCGCGAATCTTTGGCGTTAAAGCTCTGCGTGATGTCACCATTGAGCAGTTCAACGAGAAAGTCTCTGAGTTGGATGAAATGGTGGCAAAACGTGCGCGTCATGTGATCACCGAAAACGACCGCACAGTCGAAGCGGCAAAAGCGCTCCGTTCGCATGATATTAAACGCATGGGTGAACTGATGGCTCAGTCGCATACATCAATGCGTGATGATTTCGAAATTACCGTCAAAGAAATCGACACCTTAGTTGAGATGGTGAAAGAGGTGATTGGCGAAGAAGGAGGTGTGCGCATGACCGGCGGTGGCTTCGGTGGTTGTATTGTGGCGTTGGTTCCACCTGCATTAGTGGATGAAGTGAAATCGACGGTAGAAGCTAAATATGAAGCTGCGACAGGTTTAACAGCGTCGATTTATGTTTGTAAAGCCCAGGATGGCGCAGGTCTGATCGAAGCGTTGTAAGGGCAGGCGATGAAAGAATATTTTGAACAATTAGAACAAGCGATGATTCAAACGCCATCGTTTGACGGTCAAGCGGCGAATCTGCTCCAGCTTACTAATGCAAATGGTATGACGGCATCGTTTATGGATATTGGTGCGACTTGGTTGAGTTGCACGCTGCCGTTAGATGGTGAACACCGTGAAGTGCTATTGCGCTCGCCAAATATGGCAGAACACATGAAGCAAGACGCCTATTTTGGTGCCATCGTCGGTCGTTTTGCCAACCGTATTGCAAATGGTCGATTTGAGATCGATGGAGAGCATTATCAACTTGGTATTAATAACGGTGAAAACTCGCTCCACGGAGGCTTGGATGGGTTCGATAAACGCCGTTGGAAGATTGCCGAACAAAGTGATCGACAAGTTGTTTTTACGCTTCGATCGCCTGATGGTGACCAAGGTTATCCTGGCAATCTCGATGTCAAAGTCACATACACGTTAACCGATGAGAATGAACTCGTTATTGCCTATGAAGCGAATACCGATAAAACCTCTCCGGTGAATTTAACTAACCACGCTTACTTTAACTTGGCGGGCGAGGCGAGCAACGCGAAAAGTTTGGACCATACGTTGCAGCTTAGTGCAGAGCATTACTTGCCAACGGATGCGGGTTTAATTCCTACGGGTGAACAAAAACCTGTCTCTGGTACCAGTTTTGATTTCACCGAGCCAAAACTTATTGGCCAGGCATTTCTTAGCGAGCAGGATCAGAAAAACGCGGGTGGCTACGATCACGCCTTTGTGTTCAAGCCTAAAGTGACCGATTGTGTGTCTGTTGCCGCGGTTCTTATTGCACCCAAAGAAGATGTGGTGATGAAGGTCAAAACCACTAAACCAGCCATACAGTTCTATTCTGGAAACTTTTTAGCAGGTGTGCCGGGCGCAAGCAAAACTTACGCGCTTTATGACGGCCTTGCCTTGGAAACGCAATACTTTCCTGATGGACCAAATAAACCAGAATGGGGACTCAACAGTGGGGTGTTGAGCTCAGGGGATTGCTATCAGCATCGAACCGTGTATCAGTTTGAATTTTAGATAGCATTTTTGGTGGGCTCTATGCCCACCTTTTTTTGATTCCTAGTCAATCGGATACAGATAATCAACAACGCTCAACAGAATTTCTGCGCACTAATGTTGGGCTGAAAATAATAGTTTCATCTTCAACCTGTTCATCACGTGACAGTGCTAAAGCTAAGCGGGCAGCACGTTCAGCCATCATCTCGATTGGATAGCGAACTGTGGTGAGGCGAGGATGAACAAAGCGTGCAATTAAGCCATCATCAAACCCCACCATCGATATCTTACTGGGTACTTCAATGCCGTTTTGATCTAATGCTGACAACGCACCCGCTGCCATATAGTCGTTGTAGGCGACAACGCCAGTCATCTCCAAAGATTTGGTTAACAGATTCGTCATCGCAACTTCACCGCCATCACTGTTTGGCTCACCGTACTCGATATAATTTTTTGATAGCTCAATGCCATGTTCTTTTAGTGCATCCAGATAACCTTGCAGGCGTTCATCTGTATCTTCAATATCCTGAGCAGAGGTGATACAAGCTATTTTTCGATGCCCGTGACGAATCAAATATTCCGTTGCTAAGAATGCGCCTTTGCGGTTATCAAGGGAAATACAACGACTGGCTAACTCGGGAATATGCCGATTGATCAGCACCATGCCTTTTACCTCTTTGGCGTAACCAATCAGTTCTTTATCAGACAGTCCTTTGGAGTGGATGACGATTGCATCACAACGACTATTGATTAGCAATTCCAGGGCTTGGCGCTCATCTTCAGGATTGTGGTAACCGTTACCAATAAGGATATGTTTGCCATTTTCACGCGCGACGTTATCGACTGATTTGACCAGTGTGCCGAAGAATGGGTCGGACACATCACTGACTAAAACACCCATCGTCTCAGTGCTTTGGCTTACCAGTGCACGGGCTGCTGCATTGGGTCGGTAGCCTAACTTGCCCATCGCTTTGGTCACTGCATCGATTGATGATTGACTTGCTTTAGGTGACTTGTTTAACACACGTGAAACGGTTGCGACCGAAACTCGTGCTTCTTTCGCCACATCCTTAATCGTTGCCATATAGAACCTTTAGTGGTTAAAAATTTTAACTGGAAGTATGAAACCCCGTTATGTAACAACTTAAATTAACCAGTAGGTTTGGGTTGTAAGCTTTGGATTTTATCACTTATATTTTAAATAGCTAATATTGTGGTAGCGTTTACATTATAGTGTCGGTGAAAAATAAATCTTGATCACTTTTCAGGTATATGAGGTCATGTTAGGTAGAGATAAGTACGAAAAACAGTGATCAACATTGATGAAATTGCTCGGTGATATTAGCTCTCTATACAGCTTACAGAAGAGCGCTTCACTAATATTGGTATAAACAGTTTAAATTCTGTACTTTCTATGGATTCCTTGTTGATTAACTTCAGCGAAAGCTTTACAGCTTCGTTTGCCATAACCTGAATCGGGTAACGGATAGTCGTAAGGCGAGGGTATATGTAACGCGCGATGTGACCATCATCGAAACCAATTACAGACATATCTTCGGGGATGCAAATGCCATTCTCTTGTAGCAGAGTCATACAGCCTGCAGCCATGTAATCGTTGTAGGTAGCGACGGCAGTGATTGGAAGGTTCTTCGCTACTAGATTCACCATGGCTTGCTCACCACCGGTTTCATCGGGTTCGCCATATTCAATATATTCTTCACGGA belongs to Vibrio sp. STUT-A11 and includes:
- a CDS encoding UDP-glucose--hexose-1-phosphate uridylyltransferase, with product MSNVEFNPVDHPHRRYNPLTGQWILVSPHRAKRPWSGADEKAAIDELPSYDEKCFLCPTNERISGDVNPDYQGTYVFNNDFAALMVDSPDAPESDNPLFKTQGVRGLSRVICFSPDHSKTLPELPVDKIRGVIDTWNEQIEELGKEYVWVQAFENKGETMGCSQPHPHGQIWANSFLPNEIERKEQNLKAYYQKHGSNLLVDYVQAELKDGSRIVVETEHWLAVVPYWAAWPFETMLLPKTHIRRMSELSDEQRDDLAVAIKKLTSRYDNLFQCSFPYSMGWHYAPFFEQGTDIDHWQLHALFYPPLLRSATVRKFMVGYEMLAESQRDLTAEQAAQRLRDVSDLHYKEQ
- the galM gene encoding galactose-1-epimerase, with translation MKEYFEQLEQAMIQTPSFDGQAANLLQLTNANGMTASFMDIGATWLSCTLPLDGEHREVLLRSPNMAEHMKQDAYFGAIVGRFANRIANGRFEIDGEHYQLGINNGENSLHGGLDGFDKRRWKIAEQSDRQVVFTLRSPDGDQGYPGNLDVKVTYTLTDENELVIAYEANTDKTSPVNLTNHAYFNLAGEASNAKSLDHTLQLSAEHYLPTDAGLIPTGEQKPVSGTSFDFTEPKLIGQAFLSEQDQKNAGGYDHAFVFKPKVTDCVSVAAVLIAPKEDVVMKVKTTKPAIQFYSGNFLAGVPGASKTYALYDGLALETQYFPDGPNKPEWGLNSGVLSSGDCYQHRTVYQFEF
- a CDS encoding IS110 family transposase, with amino-acid sequence MRLRDFKQKTDKNDALAIDTAASLEHIHSVRVQYVDEQATPSMERGRNLALTHQIAQSNHIRGLLPELGGILPRGLTSLREGIPFILEDAENGLPDQFRAVLLRLWEHLLIQTEHLDDLTKQLEMAIKDNDVCQKLIKFEGIGPIGTLGLALRLGKGENFSGGRSASASIGLTQKQHSSGGEERIGHISKKSADMRIRSTLFQGALSVVSLVVNRPARTNKEQWLKALIERRGKKVAAIALANKTVRTAYVLLKNDSV
- the galK gene encoding galactokinase, with product MSDLIQNVKASFEKVLGYAPSHIIQAPGRVNLIGEHTDYNDGFVLPCAINYQTVVAAAKREDNLVRVVSVDYDNAVDEFDITQEITFQEDKMWANYIRGVVKCLLARGYQFTGADISVSGNVPQGAGLSSSAALEVVIGQTFKVLFNLEISQAEIALNGQQAENEFVGCNCGIMDQMISAEGRENHAMLLDCRSLETQAVSMPEDMAVVIINSNKKRGLVDSEYNTRRQQCEEAARIFGVKALRDVTIEQFNEKVSELDEMVAKRARHVITENDRTVEAAKALRSHDIKRMGELMAQSHTSMRDDFEITVKEIDTLVEMVKEVIGEEGGVRMTGGGFGGCIVALVPPALVDEVKSTVEAKYEAATGLTASIYVCKAQDGAGLIEAL
- a CDS encoding substrate-binding domain-containing protein; the protein is MATIKDVAKEARVSVATVSRVLNKSPKASQSSIDAVTKAMGKLGYRPNAAARALVSQSTETMGVLVSDVSDPFFGTLVKSVDNVARENGKHILIGNGYHNPEDERQALELLINSRCDAIVIHSKGLSDKELIGYAKEVKGMVLINRHIPELASRCISLDNRKGAFLATEYLIRHGHRKIACITSAQDIEDTDERLQGYLDALKEHGIELSKNYIEYGEPNSDGGEVAMTNLLTKSLEMTGVVAYNDYMAAGALSALDQNGIEVPSKISMVGFDDGLIARFVHPRLTTVRYPIEMMAERAARLALALSRDEQVEDETIIFSPTLVRRNSVERC
- the galE gene encoding UDP-glucose 4-epimerase GalE, coding for MRVLVTGGMGYIGSHTCVQMIEAGMEPIIVDNLCNAKTEVLSRIEALAGKLPTFYQGDIRDEAFLDSVFAEHDIQAVIHFAGLKAVGESVVKPLEYYDNNVNGSLVLARSMRKAGVKSIVFSSSATVYGDPEIVPITEDSPTGATTNPYGRSKYMVEACLSDLFNAESDWSITLLRYFNPVGAHPSGTMGEDPQGIPNNLMPFIAQVAVGRREKLSVFGNDYPTPDGTGVRDYVHVMDLADGHIAALKAVGQKAGLHTYNLGTGKGSSVLEMVEAFGAACGKPVPYEWCPRRPGDIAECWASTDKAERELGWKATRSVAEMTADTWNWQSNNPQGY